A single Candidatus Thalassolituus haligoni DNA region contains:
- a CDS encoding putative selenate ABC transporter substrate-binding protein: MTPLKRWAAAAALLMAAALVQADTFVFTAIPDEDESRLQQRFGKVADYLSAQLGVEVKYIPVKSYAAAITAFRNNQVQLAWFGGLSGVQARRLVPDSEALAQGYEDQFFKTYLIAHQSAGIDASDSLTDALKGKTFTFGSKGSTSGRLMPEFYLREHFQAAPETIFSRVGFSGDHSRTIAQVQSGAYQIGAVNYSVWDAELAAGKIDTSKVKVIWTTPTYPDYQWTIRGDVDSRFGNGFKDKVKHVLLEMSSPDLLASFPRQKFVPANNSDYAPIEATAKAIGLLD, from the coding sequence ATGACTCCACTCAAACGCTGGGCGGCAGCCGCTGCCCTGTTGATGGCTGCCGCCCTGGTTCAAGCTGACACTTTTGTGTTTACCGCCATCCCCGACGAGGATGAATCCCGACTGCAACAGCGATTCGGGAAAGTAGCCGATTATTTGTCAGCACAGCTTGGCGTTGAGGTGAAGTATATTCCGGTCAAATCCTACGCTGCGGCCATTACCGCGTTCCGCAACAACCAGGTGCAGCTGGCCTGGTTTGGTGGCCTGTCCGGCGTTCAGGCGCGACGCCTGGTACCGGATTCAGAAGCGTTGGCCCAGGGATATGAAGACCAGTTTTTCAAAACCTATCTGATTGCCCACCAAAGCGCAGGGATCGACGCCTCTGACTCGTTAACCGATGCACTGAAAGGCAAAACCTTCACCTTTGGTTCCAAGGGCTCGACCTCTGGCCGCCTGATGCCGGAGTTTTACCTGCGTGAACACTTCCAGGCAGCACCAGAGACGATCTTCTCCCGTGTCGGATTTTCCGGCGATCACAGCCGCACCATCGCCCAGGTGCAGTCCGGCGCATATCAGATCGGCGCGGTAAACTACAGCGTCTGGGATGCCGAACTGGCGGCTGGCAAGATCGACACCAGCAAGGTCAAGGTGATCTGGACTACTCCGACCTACCCGGACTATCAATGGACTATTCGTGGCGACGTCGACAGCCGCTTTGGTAACGGTTTCAAAGACAAGGTTAAACACGTCTTGCTGGAAATGAGCTCACCCGATCTGTTGGCCAGCTTCCCACGGCAAAAATTTGTACCGGCCAACAACAGCGATTACGCACCGATCGAAGCCACCGCCAAAGCCATTGGCTTGCTGGACTGA
- a CDS encoding ATP-binding cassette domain-containing protein, with the protein MRVQPVLFELSNACVTYGQRRVLDEVSLTLRAGEKVALVGPSGAGKSTLLNELYRQQTEQIALCPQSHGLVDLLSCYQNIFMGGLDRFSTLASLWNLLRPLASARTEIQQLAEDLGLSEQLWQSVDRLSGGQRQRVAIGRALYRQQPIFFGDEPVSSLDPVQAEQLLTILLQRHPTAVVSLHNRQLALNHFDRVIALAHGKIIHDCASRDLSPQDLDALYGKTSATGHSGPSAAAASQPLNSGPAACVTGRIIR; encoded by the coding sequence ATGAGAGTGCAGCCGGTACTGTTTGAACTGTCCAACGCCTGCGTGACCTATGGTCAGCGGCGGGTACTGGACGAGGTTTCGCTGACCCTCCGTGCCGGTGAAAAAGTCGCACTGGTAGGGCCATCCGGGGCTGGCAAGTCGACCCTGTTGAATGAACTGTACCGGCAGCAAACCGAGCAGATCGCGCTGTGCCCTCAAAGCCATGGTCTGGTCGACCTGCTGTCCTGTTACCAGAATATCTTTATGGGTGGCCTCGATCGCTTCAGCACCCTGGCCTCGCTCTGGAACCTGCTACGACCACTGGCCAGTGCCAGAACCGAGATCCAGCAGCTGGCTGAAGATCTGGGTTTGAGCGAGCAACTGTGGCAGTCAGTGGACCGACTGTCGGGTGGCCAGCGCCAGCGGGTCGCCATTGGCCGTGCGCTTTATCGCCAACAGCCGATCTTTTTTGGCGACGAGCCAGTATCCTCACTCGATCCAGTGCAAGCCGAGCAATTGCTAACCATCCTGCTGCAACGCCACCCAACGGCGGTGGTCAGCCTGCATAACCGCCAATTGGCGCTGAATCACTTTGACCGGGTAATCGCCCTCGCCCATGGCAAGATCATTCACGACTGTGCCAGCCGTGACTTGTCGCCGCAGGATCTCGATGCGCTTTACGGCAAAACATCGGCAACCGGGCACAGTGGGCCATCCGCAGCTGCTGCTTCACAACCACTGAATTCCGGCCCAGCAGCCTGCGTCACCGGCAGGATCATACGTTAA
- a CDS encoding PhnE/PtxC family ABC transporter permease codes for MLPAVLKLPASSPSSARRITGIMALLVLLALLALPWADLAIYPVDPWAELARIGQGIILPYWNSPWVLLESLAQTVAFALLAVALAAPLGMLLAMVFHWTAVRLLCAAVRSVHELFWGLLFMQVYGLSATTGLLAILVPYTGVFAKVFAETIDLQDRDAYRSLPRVNRLIGWAYTRIPQTLPALLSYTRYRFECALRSSAILGFIGLPTLGFHLETAFKQGQYAEAGALLWAFLMLLASIRLWLRPALLPLYLIAAVWLLPETIGFTNSNYFWQFVSQDIWPTALRQGDWAATLDWYWRMFSHQAWPGLVQTLLLTQLALVLTLLVILLIYPFASRALVNQPLYGLGRFALLVMRSTPEMILAFVLLLLFGPSGLPAVIALAIHNGGLIAFLVANNSNSEQAIHGRRPDDPAGLLRYTYVETPRQLPSMLAWLFYRWEVMLRESAIMGILGITTLGFFIDSAFEEIRYDRAFFLILITAGLNIIVDACSRRLRQLALVQPGQANQGRH; via the coding sequence ATGCTACCCGCCGTACTGAAACTGCCCGCCTCCAGCCCGTCCAGCGCTCGCCGTATCACCGGCATAATGGCGCTGCTGGTTTTGCTGGCGTTGTTGGCGTTACCGTGGGCTGACCTGGCAATTTATCCGGTTGACCCCTGGGCCGAACTGGCGCGTATTGGTCAGGGCATTATCCTGCCGTACTGGAACAGCCCTTGGGTGTTGCTGGAATCACTGGCCCAGACGGTGGCCTTCGCCTTGTTGGCGGTGGCACTGGCAGCACCGCTGGGTATGTTGCTGGCCATGGTATTTCACTGGACAGCAGTAAGATTACTCTGCGCCGCCGTACGCTCAGTACACGAGCTGTTTTGGGGACTGCTGTTTATGCAGGTGTATGGGCTCAGCGCCACTACCGGCTTGCTGGCCATTCTGGTGCCCTATACCGGCGTATTTGCCAAGGTATTCGCTGAAACCATCGACTTGCAGGATCGCGATGCCTATCGCAGCCTGCCCCGCGTCAACCGACTGATTGGCTGGGCCTATACCCGCATTCCACAAACCTTACCCGCGCTGCTGAGCTACACCCGCTATCGTTTTGAATGCGCGCTGCGCTCCAGTGCCATCCTCGGTTTTATTGGCTTGCCCACTCTGGGGTTCCATCTCGAAACCGCCTTCAAACAAGGCCAGTATGCAGAAGCCGGAGCCTTGCTCTGGGCCTTCCTGATGCTGCTGGCCAGCATTCGGCTGTGGTTACGCCCGGCACTGCTGCCACTGTACTTGATCGCTGCCGTCTGGCTGCTACCAGAAACCATCGGCTTCACCAACAGCAACTATTTTTGGCAGTTTGTCAGTCAGGATATCTGGCCGACGGCGCTGCGCCAGGGAGACTGGGCCGCCACTCTGGACTGGTACTGGCGCATGTTCAGCCACCAGGCCTGGCCTGGCCTGGTGCAAACCTTGCTGCTGACACAACTGGCGCTGGTTCTGACACTGCTGGTGATTTTACTGATCTATCCGTTTGCCAGCCGCGCCCTCGTCAACCAACCGCTATACGGCCTCGGGCGTTTTGCCCTGCTGGTGATGCGCTCCACCCCGGAAATGATTCTGGCGTTTGTTTTATTGTTGTTGTTTGGCCCCTCGGGGTTACCTGCCGTGATCGCCCTGGCCATTCACAATGGCGGCCTGATTGCCTTCCTGGTGGCTAATAACAGCAACAGTGAGCAGGCGATCCATGGCCGACGCCCGGATGATCCGGCTGGGCTGCTGCGCTATACCTATGTCGAAACCCCACGGCAATTGCCATCGATGTTGGCCTGGTTGTTTTACCGCTGGGAAGTCATGCTGCGCGAGAGCGCCATCATGGGGATACTGGGCATCACCACACTGGGCTTTTTTATCGACTCGGCATTTGAAGAAATCCGTTACGATCGGGCTTTTTTCCTGATTCTGATCACCGCCGGGCTGAATATTATCGTTGATGCCTGTTCGCGCAGATTACGCCAGTTGGCACTGGTGCAACCCGGCCAGGCAAATCAAGGGCGTCACTGA
- a CDS encoding TIGR03862 family flavoprotein — protein sequence MITPTAAAVPPQRTAAIIGAGPAGLMAAEQLASRGYRVDVFDAMPSVARKFLLAGIGGMNITHSEDYSTFVERYGHACAWLKPILDDLTPEQLRDWIHGLGIDTFVGTSGRVFPTDMKAAPLLRAWLHRLKAQGVVFHPRHRWQGWPSGSDPHTWCFDTPDGTVQRSFDGVVLALGGASWARLGSDGRWATWLQQQQVDIAPLQPSNCGFDVPWSDFLKEKFAGTPIKHIQLSLTDIDGKQWQRTGEFVVSEYGIEGSLIYALSAPLRERLREQQNPQMRNSSNHQPLLTLDWLPHVALQDTEKKLCQGKKGLSFANLLRKKLNLPAITSTLLRECCPQLDNRDPHAVANALKAMPLNPLQPRPINEAISSAGGVQSSAVNDQLMLNALPGVFVAGEMLDWEAPTGGYLLTACFATGKRAGNGLVEWLEAQAIS from the coding sequence GTGATCACCCCGACCGCTGCTGCTGTTCCTCCCCAACGGACTGCCGCTATTATTGGCGCAGGCCCCGCAGGACTGATGGCGGCAGAACAGCTTGCCAGCCGGGGCTACCGGGTCGATGTGTTTGATGCCATGCCCAGTGTCGCCCGCAAATTTTTGCTGGCCGGTATCGGCGGCATGAACATTACCCATTCGGAAGATTACAGCACCTTTGTTGAACGCTATGGCCATGCCTGCGCTTGGCTCAAACCCATACTGGACGATCTCACACCAGAACAGCTGCGCGACTGGATACATGGCCTCGGCATCGACACCTTTGTCGGCACCTCAGGCCGGGTTTTCCCCACCGATATGAAAGCCGCGCCGTTACTGCGAGCCTGGCTACACCGTCTCAAGGCACAAGGAGTGGTGTTTCACCCACGTCATCGATGGCAGGGCTGGCCAAGTGGCAGCGACCCGCACACCTGGTGTTTCGACACCCCGGATGGCACAGTGCAGCGCTCATTCGATGGCGTGGTACTGGCACTCGGTGGCGCCAGCTGGGCCAGACTCGGATCCGATGGCCGCTGGGCCACCTGGCTGCAACAGCAACAGGTTGATATTGCGCCATTGCAGCCCAGCAATTGCGGTTTTGACGTCCCCTGGAGTGACTTCCTCAAGGAAAAATTTGCCGGTACGCCGATCAAACACATCCAGCTGTCGCTGACCGATATCGACGGTAAACAGTGGCAACGTACCGGCGAATTTGTCGTCAGTGAATACGGCATCGAAGGCAGCCTGATCTACGCTCTCAGCGCCCCTCTCAGAGAACGACTGCGCGAACAACAAAACCCACAGATGCGCAACTCCAGCAACCACCAGCCGCTGCTCACACTCGATTGGCTGCCGCACGTTGCCTTGCAAGACACAGAAAAAAAACTGTGCCAAGGTAAAAAAGGCCTGTCATTTGCCAACCTGCTGCGTAAAAAACTCAACTTACCTGCCATCACCAGCACCCTGCTGCGCGAATGCTGCCCACAGCTGGACAACCGCGACCCCCATGCAGTTGCCAACGCCCTCAAAGCCATGCCGCTTAACCCGCTACAACCCCGCCCGATCAACGAAGCCATCAGCAGCGCCGGTGGCGTGCAATCCAGTGCCGTCAACGACCAGCTGATGCTCAACGCCCTGCCCGGCGTGTTTGTTGCTGGAGAAATGCTCGACTGGGAAGCCCCCACCGGCGGCTATTTACTCACCGCGTGTTTTGCCACCGGCAAGCGGGCCGGGAATGGCTTGGTGGAGTGGCTGGAAGCGCAAGCAATAAGCTGA
- a CDS encoding DnaJ domain-containing protein, translating to MQDNVWSDEEQQWVIWNGFYGLVTLVTLGDIESGSDGRLAWLEEPFEMVGPFNLDELETTGRIAFEECLVLSRQRWQQDQVVLRREGLKKRRQAEERLSSERARFNQRRGGQVSQQQPVDDSLHRQALELPGDGKLKPADIKAAYRKLAQKMHPDAGGSSEQFVRITAARDELLLRAS from the coding sequence ATGCAGGACAACGTGTGGTCTGACGAAGAACAACAATGGGTTATCTGGAATGGCTTTTACGGTCTGGTGACTCTGGTCACCCTCGGCGACATCGAGAGCGGTTCAGACGGCCGCCTGGCCTGGCTGGAAGAACCCTTTGAGATGGTTGGCCCCTTCAACCTTGATGAACTGGAAACGACCGGACGCATTGCTTTTGAAGAATGCCTGGTGTTATCCCGTCAGCGCTGGCAACAGGATCAGGTGGTTTTGCGCCGCGAAGGGCTGAAAAAACGCCGCCAAGCAGAAGAACGTCTGAGTTCAGAGCGGGCACGATTCAACCAACGTCGGGGTGGCCAGGTATCACAGCAGCAACCGGTCGACGACAGCCTGCACCGCCAGGCGCTTGAATTACCCGGTGATGGCAAACTCAAGCCTGCAGACATCAAGGCTGCCTACCGCAAACTTGCACAAAAGATGCACCCGGATGCTGGCGGCAGTTCCGAGCAATTCGTACGTATTACCGCTGCCCGTGACGAGCTGCTACTGCGGGCGTCCTGA
- a CDS encoding fumarylacetoacetate hydrolase family protein — MTASTPQTTARPELAFYGLGTFSIAGARPFAGLVMADQVIALDALAGMAESQGLPLIGSSDLLALLQHWAVNLATITVIAEQLRASHWQHPLLKVRPVPLALLQIHAPIEQPRQFFCSGANYRKHVIDLIVDQHREDAVQNMNEAERLAFATAFMDRRVLGEPYLFSKVNSSISGPYDPIVITADVEQPDWELELAVVIGKQAYQLTEDNAMDAVAGYTLVNDITNRELIHRSDLKAIGTDWLMGKSLPTYSPMGPFLVPANHIDNPHDLRMTLRLNGDVMQNETSADMIFNIPRLLVYLSRRIRLYPGDILITGSPAGNGSHYHRFLKPGDVVESTIEGLGFQRNSCIAG; from the coding sequence ATGACAGCTTCAACCCCGCAAACCACCGCACGGCCAGAGCTGGCGTTTTACGGACTGGGTACGTTTTCCATTGCGGGCGCTCGCCCCTTTGCCGGGCTGGTAATGGCTGATCAGGTCATCGCCCTGGATGCACTGGCCGGTATGGCAGAATCACAGGGACTGCCATTGATCGGTAGTAGCGACCTGCTCGCACTGTTGCAACACTGGGCGGTTAACCTGGCGACCATAACGGTCATCGCCGAGCAGTTACGCGCATCCCATTGGCAACACCCTTTACTGAAAGTGCGTCCGGTACCTTTGGCGCTCTTGCAGATACACGCCCCGATAGAACAACCCCGACAATTCTTCTGCTCTGGTGCCAACTACCGCAAACACGTCATTGATCTGATCGTGGATCAGCATCGTGAAGACGCTGTGCAAAACATGAATGAAGCTGAACGGTTGGCATTTGCCACCGCTTTTATGGATCGGCGAGTGCTCGGCGAACCCTACCTGTTCAGCAAGGTCAATTCCTCCATTAGCGGCCCCTATGATCCGATTGTGATCACCGCAGATGTGGAACAACCGGACTGGGAGCTGGAACTGGCGGTGGTGATCGGCAAGCAGGCTTATCAACTTACCGAAGACAATGCGATGGACGCCGTGGCGGGGTATACCCTGGTGAACGACATCACCAACCGCGAACTGATACACCGGTCTGATCTCAAAGCCATTGGCACCGACTGGCTCATGGGGAAATCACTGCCAACCTACTCGCCGATGGGGCCATTTCTGGTACCGGCCAACCATATTGATAATCCCCATGATCTGCGTATGACACTGAGGCTTAACGGTGACGTTATGCAAAACGAAACCAGCGCTGACATGATCTTCAATATTCCCCGCTTGCTGGTATACCTCAGCAGGCGCATCCGTTTATATCCTGGTGATATTCTGATTACCGGCTCGCCGGCAGGGAATGGCTCTCACTATCATCGCTTCCTCAAACCCGGCGATGTGGTGGAAAGCACCATTGAGGGGTTGGGGTTTCAGCGTAATAGCTGCATTGCAGGCTGA
- a CDS encoding NAD-dependent epimerase/dehydratase family protein has protein sequence MKVMVTGGNGFVGRVLVERLLADGTEINGEKITALTVADMSCDGLPDDARLTCVEGSIADLGVLEQAVAGEPELVFHLASIPGGAAERHFELGLDVNLTATVNLYEALRKFEQPARMVFTSTIAVYGSPMPEVINDDTPLKPHISYGYQKLATEILLQDYSRRGFIDGRIVRLPGIVARPPQPSGLMSAYMSDIFWKLKAGEPFTCPVSEQGVSWFMSVPCCVDNLLHAASIAEADIRPRRDFTLPVLRLTMKELIAGLAKRYGQDRLDLVTFAPNAELEAGFATQPPLQAEAALAIGYQHDGDLDTLIDRATLAG, from the coding sequence ATGAAGGTAATGGTCACCGGCGGCAACGGTTTTGTTGGTCGCGTACTGGTCGAGCGATTGTTAGCGGACGGAACCGAAATCAACGGCGAGAAAATTACCGCCCTGACGGTTGCCGACATGAGCTGTGACGGCTTGCCGGACGATGCCCGCCTTACCTGTGTCGAGGGCAGTATTGCTGACCTGGGTGTACTGGAGCAAGCGGTGGCAGGGGAGCCAGAACTGGTCTTCCATCTGGCCAGCATTCCTGGTGGTGCTGCCGAGCGTCATTTTGAGCTGGGCCTGGATGTGAACCTGACCGCCACCGTGAATCTCTACGAAGCACTGCGCAAGTTCGAACAACCGGCTCGTATGGTGTTCACCAGCACGATTGCGGTGTATGGCTCACCCATGCCGGAGGTGATCAATGACGATACGCCATTGAAACCGCACATCAGCTACGGCTACCAGAAACTGGCGACCGAGATTTTGCTGCAAGACTACAGTCGTCGCGGATTTATTGACGGCCGGATTGTACGTCTCCCCGGAATAGTGGCGCGGCCACCGCAGCCATCCGGGCTGATGTCGGCGTATATGAGTGATATTTTCTGGAAATTGAAAGCCGGAGAACCCTTCACCTGCCCGGTCTCCGAGCAGGGCGTCTCCTGGTTTATGTCAGTACCTTGCTGTGTTGATAATCTGCTTCATGCTGCCAGTATTGCTGAAGCCGATATCAGGCCGCGTCGCGATTTTACTTTGCCGGTACTGCGACTGACGATGAAAGAACTGATTGCCGGTCTGGCCAAACGCTACGGTCAGGATCGCCTCGATCTGGTGACCTTTGCCCCCAACGCTGAGCTGGAAGCCGGATTTGCTACCCAGCCACCGCTGCAAGCCGAGGCTGCCCTGGCGATTGGTTATCAGCATGATGGGGATCTGGATACGCTGATTGATCGGGCTACACTGGCCGGATAA